From Alienimonas californiensis, a single genomic window includes:
- the kaiC gene encoding circadian clock protein KaiC, whose protein sequence is MSHALPSDARPAGEDASAAQDAAGRDEDAGRHAGLPRLATGLEGLDHVLMGGLPRGRTTMVLGSSGSGKTLLVSQFLWNAVRRGEPAVLVTFEEQAQELIRNVGTLGWDLGAAAEAGTLQLVDASPDPHAQTPIGDYDLSGIILQVQAAVQQCGAKLVALDSLGGLFTQFEDHGALRREIVRLRDLLREMGCTTVITAERLHEDGPVSRHGIEDFVADCVLILRQTLSNERLRRTVQVHKLRGDRHRHGEYPFIIAAGGEAAPPGGLHNGIVVLPMSTERLSQGSVADRTPFGNAGLDRMTGGGLFQDSVVLISGPTGGGKTLLASTFAAHGCRTGDRSLFLSFEESRAQLVRHAANWSHDFAHWEEQGLLKIRCEYPENRGLEGHLYEIQRQIELFEPQRLVVDSVSALARIGTPRAFREFLIALSSHLKRKRVCGLLTVTSSHIVSRSEKVGVHISTLTDAIILLRYLEQDNEIGRSVSVVKMRGSQHDKHVRQFTIDDAGAHVGEPVHETSAVIGNILP, encoded by the coding sequence ATGTCCCACGCTCTCCCCAGCGACGCCCGCCCCGCCGGCGAAGACGCCTCCGCCGCACAGGACGCCGCCGGCCGGGACGAGGACGCGGGTCGGCACGCCGGCCTGCCCCGTCTGGCCACGGGGCTGGAGGGGCTGGACCATGTGCTGATGGGCGGGCTGCCCCGGGGCCGCACCACCATGGTGCTGGGCTCCAGCGGCTCCGGCAAGACGCTGCTGGTCTCCCAGTTTCTCTGGAACGCCGTGCGGCGGGGCGAGCCGGCGGTGCTGGTCACCTTCGAGGAACAGGCGCAGGAACTGATCCGCAATGTGGGGACGCTCGGCTGGGATCTCGGGGCGGCGGCGGAGGCCGGCACGCTGCAACTGGTCGACGCCTCCCCCGATCCGCACGCGCAGACGCCCATCGGCGACTACGACCTGTCCGGGATCATCCTCCAGGTTCAGGCCGCGGTTCAGCAGTGCGGGGCGAAGCTGGTCGCGCTGGACTCCCTGGGCGGGCTGTTCACCCAGTTCGAAGACCACGGGGCGCTGCGACGGGAGATCGTGCGCCTGCGGGACCTCCTGCGGGAGATGGGCTGCACCACCGTCATCACCGCCGAGCGCCTGCACGAGGACGGCCCGGTCTCCCGGCACGGGATCGAGGACTTCGTCGCCGACTGCGTGCTGATCCTGCGGCAGACCCTGTCGAACGAGCGCCTCCGTCGCACCGTCCAGGTGCACAAACTCCGGGGGGACCGCCACCGCCACGGCGAGTATCCCTTCATCATCGCCGCGGGGGGGGAAGCGGCCCCCCCCGGCGGGCTGCACAACGGCATCGTGGTCCTGCCGATGTCGACGGAGCGGCTGTCCCAGGGCAGCGTCGCCGACCGCACGCCCTTCGGCAACGCGGGCCTGGACAGGATGACCGGCGGCGGGCTGTTCCAAGATTCCGTCGTGCTGATCAGCGGGCCGACCGGCGGCGGCAAAACGTTGCTGGCCTCCACCTTCGCCGCCCACGGCTGCCGCACCGGCGACCGCAGCCTGTTCCTCAGCTTTGAAGAAAGCCGGGCTCAACTGGTCCGCCACGCCGCCAACTGGAGCCACGACTTCGCCCATTGGGAGGAGCAAGGCCTGTTAAAAATCCGGTGCGAATACCCGGAGAATCGCGGCCTCGAAGGGCACCTGTACGAGATCCAGCGGCAGATCGAACTGTTCGAGCCCCAGCGCCTTGTGGTCGACAGCGTCAGCGCCCTGGCCCGCATCGGGACGCCCCGCGCCTTCCGCGAGTTCCTCATCGCGCTGTCCAGCCACCTGAAACGCAAACGGGTCTGCGGGCTGCTGACCGTCACCAGTTCCCACATCGTCAGCCGCTCGGAGAAGGTCGGAGTTCATATCTCCACCCTCACCGACGCCATCATCCTGCTGCGCTATCTGGAGCAGGACAACGAGATCGGCCGCAGCGTGTCGGTCGTCAAGATGCGCGGCAGTCAGCACGACAAGCACGTCCGTCAGTTCACCATCGACGACGCCGGCGCGCATGTCGGCGAGCCCGTCCACGAGACGAGCGCGGTGATCGGCAACATCCTCCCCTGA
- a CDS encoding circadian clock KaiB family protein — protein MTKATSLEELAPAGATPASYRFQLFVTGNSLLSRRAREHVERHLVGPLGNRAEVEIVDLIADPIAARRERIVATPTLIRLEPSPVVRLIGDLTDFDRVRTLVLVGDDCRLVDGASAHPAASAPLASAPPTSAASRSADGAPSGVAPTTDPSPA, from the coding sequence TTGACCAAAGCCACGTCCCTCGAAGAATTGGCGCCCGCCGGGGCGACGCCGGCGAGCTATCGGTTCCAGCTGTTCGTCACGGGCAACAGCCTGCTGTCGCGGCGCGCCCGGGAGCACGTGGAGCGGCACCTCGTCGGCCCGCTGGGAAATCGGGCGGAGGTGGAGATCGTCGACCTCATCGCCGACCCGATCGCGGCGCGGCGGGAACGCATCGTCGCCACCCCCACGCTGATCCGCCTGGAACCCTCCCCGGTCGTGCGGTTGATCGGCGACCTGACGGACTTCGATCGCGTCCGCACCCTGGTGCTCGTCGGGGATGATTGCCGCCTGGTCGACGGAGCCTCGGCTCACCCGGCAGCCAGCGCCCCGCTCGCCAGTGCCCCGCCAACCAGCGCCGCGAGCCGCTCGGCGGACGGCGCGCCCTCCGGCGTTGCGCCGACGACCGACCCGTCGCCGGCCTAA
- a CDS encoding ATP-binding response regulator produces the protein MSPPPASPAPGSGSDAHGREAPADAGADVPLTAPSSHAGALPRPDPDAAAKSLQISRALLVDDREQPRALAAAELRRTLPHVKLEIASSQAEAIRLLDRFAPAPEGAASFETRTDRNQDGPNQNQPSSRKWSGAGDAKPFQFAVVRNGMAWSDEMELPHAFHDRLPNVPLIITCDPDLDEAPVDARDPALAMNLVRRNGLEDAIPIAGDNVAAIAAAAEACLKLDRIVAERDRAIAERDQAIVERDRKATELQASKEKVNSLLRASAKLAEAEAGERRRLALVLHEDMLQLLVAARMFLACAQTAEDDAEGGPLAEIDALLVRSVQLCKDLTGLWSPLVLYEAGLVAALRWLGETTRPLPDLPPGAESDEAPSAPAGPIPGSLVAEVDCDDDAEPATQDSRTLLYQAAVELLTNVARHAGVDHARLSLRRVRTGPDSPDMLSLTVSDEGRGFDAAPAPPTPDVPHAGAAPDRGAPARPDAGRSRDAAPGSGADDAISADAAVSADADAVIDDDADGSDYPATDRFGLFSLAERLRLAGGRMEIESVAGRGTTVRLLCPADAGRFAQRPLFADSDPPPADAPAAPADADGIPHDPASQTEMLAPPSPSETNPATGSTPATGSKPSAAPVRVLLADDHRIIRMSLSGLLGRAAGVEVVGEAVDGEEALRKAEELRPDVVLMDVNMPNLDGVEATRRLKAAQPQTRVIALSMHESDDREMEMFEAGAECYVVKDGPPDQLLRAVLGEAPL, from the coding sequence ATGTCGCCACCGCCAGCTTCGCCGGCGCCCGGGAGCGGGTCGGACGCCCACGGGAGAGAAGCGCCTGCGGACGCGGGCGCCGACGTCCCCCTGACGGCGCCGTCGTCTCACGCGGGAGCCCTGCCCCGTCCGGACCCCGACGCCGCCGCAAAGTCCCTGCAGATTTCCCGGGCGCTGCTGGTGGACGACCGGGAGCAGCCCCGGGCCCTCGCCGCCGCGGAGTTGAGGCGCACGCTCCCGCACGTGAAGTTGGAGATCGCCAGCTCCCAGGCGGAGGCGATCCGGCTGCTGGATCGGTTCGCCCCGGCCCCGGAAGGGGCGGCGTCCTTCGAGACGCGAACGGACCGGAACCAGGACGGCCCGAACCAGAATCAACCGTCGTCCCGAAAGTGGTCCGGGGCGGGGGACGCGAAGCCGTTCCAGTTCGCGGTGGTGCGAAACGGGATGGCGTGGAGCGACGAGATGGAGTTGCCGCACGCCTTCCACGATCGGCTGCCGAACGTCCCGTTGATCATCACCTGCGACCCGGATTTGGACGAGGCTCCCGTGGACGCCAGGGATCCGGCCCTCGCCATGAACCTCGTGCGGCGGAACGGGCTGGAGGACGCCATCCCGATCGCCGGCGACAACGTGGCCGCCATCGCCGCCGCGGCTGAGGCTTGCCTGAAGCTGGACCGCATCGTCGCCGAACGCGACCGGGCGATCGCGGAGCGCGACCAAGCGATCGTGGAGCGGGACCGCAAGGCGACGGAGCTGCAGGCGTCGAAGGAGAAGGTCAATTCGCTGCTGCGCGCCTCCGCCAAATTGGCGGAGGCCGAGGCCGGCGAACGCCGCCGCCTCGCCCTCGTGCTGCACGAGGACATGCTGCAACTGTTGGTGGCGGCCCGGATGTTCCTCGCCTGCGCCCAGACCGCCGAGGACGACGCCGAGGGCGGCCCGCTGGCGGAGATCGACGCCCTGCTGGTCCGCAGCGTGCAGCTCTGCAAGGACCTGACCGGGCTGTGGAGCCCGCTGGTGCTCTACGAGGCGGGCCTGGTGGCGGCGTTGCGCTGGTTGGGCGAGACGACCCGGCCGTTGCCGGACCTCCCGCCGGGAGCCGAGTCCGACGAGGCGCCCTCCGCCCCGGCCGGGCCGATTCCGGGATCGCTGGTCGCGGAGGTGGACTGCGACGACGACGCCGAACCCGCCACCCAGGACAGTCGCACCCTGCTGTATCAGGCCGCGGTGGAGTTGCTCACCAACGTCGCCCGGCACGCCGGCGTCGATCACGCCCGGCTGTCGCTGCGGCGGGTCCGCACCGGCCCGGACTCGCCGGACATGCTCAGCCTGACGGTCTCGGACGAGGGACGCGGCTTCGACGCCGCCCCGGCCCCCCCGACCCCGGACGTCCCGCACGCCGGAGCCGCCCCGGACCGGGGCGCCCCCGCCCGCCCGGACGCCGGCCGGAGCCGCGATGCCGCTCCGGGCTCGGGAGCCGACGACGCGATCTCCGCCGACGCCGCGGTCTCCGCCGACGCCGACGCCGTGATCGACGACGACGCGGACGGGTCGGACTACCCGGCGACCGATCGGTTCGGCCTGTTCAGCCTGGCGGAACGGCTGCGGCTGGCCGGAGGCCGCATGGAGATCGAAAGCGTCGCCGGTCGCGGGACCACGGTGCGGCTGCTCTGCCCGGCGGACGCGGGGCGATTCGCCCAGCGTCCCCTGTTCGCGGATTCCGACCCGCCCCCCGCCGACGCCCCCGCAGCCCCCGCCGATGCCGACGGGATCCCCCACGACCCCGCTTCGCAGACCGAGATGCTCGCCCCCCCTTCGCCTTCCGAAACCAACCCGGCGACGGGTTCCACCCCGGCCACGGGTTCCAAGCCGTCCGCCGCCCCGGTGCGCGTCCTGCTGGCCGACGACCACCGCATCATCCGCATGTCCCTGTCCGGCCTGCTGGGCCGGGCGGCGGGGGTGGAGGTCGTCGGGGAGGCCGTCGACGGCGAGGAGGCCCTGCGGAAAGCGGAGGAGCTGCGGCCGGACGTCGTCCTGATGGACGTCAACATGCCGAACCTGGACGGCGTGGAGGCGACCCGCCGCCTGAAGGCCGCCCAGCCCCAGACGCGCGTGATCGCCCTGTCGATGCACGAATCCGACGACCGCGAGATGGAAATGTTCGAGGCCGGCGCCGAATGCTACGTCGTGAAGGACGGCCCGCCGGACCAGCTCCTCCGGGCGGTGCTCGGGGAAGCCCCGCTCTGA
- a CDS encoding ArsB/NhaD family transporter, which yields MPFAPVPPPCGFAPIPDPTFADLTLGPGALAAGALADGSWATGIAPLLAAGGPVGEPAPGWVMTLFAVGMLLTYAGVAFDRLHKTVAALGGALVMVLLALNMQWLGEEPLFAEYGDLYEVLSGELNIFAVIIGTGILVDVVGKSGLFHFISIWIVRLTHGRAGALWLAISLLTFALVAVLTTVPATLILCSLVLVICRSLEYSPRPYLLTVAICANSGALATFASGLPNILVGAEVGIPYVQFLQVSLPYAVFSLLIAMGALRYFFRHEVPWKQTDEQKSALDAKLREFDPWSLVESRWVMVRSALILALTVLGFAFATTLGLGVDYVAMAGGVLSLLFAGKGVEDAIGKVNLTVILFFTGLFLVIGCVEATGALEWLARQVVALSGGDPNLLVPLLAAFSAVASAFVDNIPVAATLIPIVESVGAEPGTPIEPLWWTLILSTNLGGNATPIGSISCVIALYTLKKEAGVTVGWGEFIKIGGTVMVLQVIGIIFYILALQRLGWIPDLPGVVQ from the coding sequence GTGCCGTTCGCACCCGTGCCGCCGCCCTGCGGGTTCGCCCCGATCCCGGACCCGACGTTCGCAGACCTGACCCTCGGCCCCGGTGCCCTGGCCGCAGGCGCCCTGGCCGACGGGTCGTGGGCGACGGGGATCGCCCCGCTGTTGGCCGCCGGCGGTCCCGTCGGGGAGCCGGCGCCCGGCTGGGTGATGACCCTGTTCGCCGTCGGCATGCTGCTGACCTACGCCGGCGTGGCGTTCGACCGCCTGCACAAGACGGTCGCGGCGCTGGGCGGGGCGCTGGTGATGGTGCTGCTCGCGTTGAACATGCAGTGGCTCGGCGAGGAGCCCCTGTTCGCGGAATACGGCGACCTCTACGAGGTGCTCAGCGGGGAGCTGAACATCTTCGCCGTGATCATCGGCACCGGCATTTTAGTGGACGTGGTCGGCAAAAGCGGTCTGTTTCACTTCATCTCCATCTGGATCGTGCGGCTGACGCACGGCCGGGCGGGGGCGCTGTGGCTGGCGATCAGTTTATTGACGTTCGCGCTGGTGGCGGTCCTCACGACCGTCCCGGCGACGTTAATCCTGTGCAGTCTGGTGCTGGTGATCTGCCGCAGCCTCGAATACAGCCCCAGGCCGTACCTGCTGACGGTGGCGATCTGTGCGAACTCCGGGGCGCTGGCGACGTTCGCCAGCGGGCTGCCGAATATCCTGGTCGGCGCCGAGGTGGGCATTCCCTATGTGCAATTTCTGCAGGTCAGCCTGCCCTACGCGGTCTTCAGCCTGCTGATCGCGATGGGGGCGCTGCGCTACTTCTTCCGCCACGAAGTGCCGTGGAAGCAGACCGACGAACAGAAGTCGGCGCTGGACGCGAAGCTGCGGGAGTTCGACCCCTGGTCGCTGGTCGAGAGCCGGTGGGTCATGGTCCGCAGCGCCCTGATTCTCGCCCTGACCGTGCTGGGCTTCGCCTTCGCCACGACGCTGGGGCTGGGCGTCGATTATGTGGCGATGGCCGGCGGGGTGCTGAGCCTGCTGTTCGCCGGCAAAGGCGTGGAGGACGCGATCGGCAAGGTGAACCTGACGGTCATCCTGTTCTTCACCGGACTGTTTCTGGTGATCGGCTGCGTGGAGGCGACCGGCGCCCTGGAGTGGCTGGCCCGGCAGGTCGTCGCTCTCAGCGGCGGCGACCCGAACCTCCTGGTGCCGTTGTTGGCGGCGTTCAGCGCGGTGGCCAGCGCGTTCGTGGATAACATCCCCGTCGCCGCCACGCTGATCCCCATTGTGGAAAGCGTCGGCGCGGAGCCCGGCACGCCGATCGAACCGCTCTGGTGGACGCTGATTCTCTCCACGAACCTCGGCGGCAACGCCACGCCGATCGGCAGCATTAGTTGCGTGATCGCGCTCTATACGTTGAAGAAGGAGGCCGGCGTGACGGTCGGCTGGGGGGAGTTCATCAAGATCGGCGGCACCGTGATGGTGCTGCAGGTGATCGGCATTATCTTCTATATCCTCGCCCTGCAGCGCCTCGGCTGGATCCCCGACCTGCCGGGCGTGGTCCAATAG
- a CDS encoding GNAT family N-acetyltransferase yields the protein MPLPRPLADVLWAVQFRFNNRFRRRLTVLKCDTTGRAAGAPDAVAGGVTVVGYGPDEALPADVTSGLAGRFGMDFPAVQRAEAAEGATLWVGSIPGEHGGEPLGFARTRPGDRAPGWHEALGPDDRLVYAMATHRAARGRGISTAILRAALAAAPPGGAAWADTMVWNAPALAVLRRVGFVDLYEADPLPDHPD from the coding sequence ATGCCCCTCCCACGCCCGCTCGCCGACGTCTTGTGGGCCGTGCAATTTCGGTTCAACAATCGGTTTCGCCGTCGGCTGACAGTGTTGAAATGCGACACGACCGGCCGGGCGGCGGGGGCCCCGGACGCCGTAGCGGGCGGCGTCACGGTCGTCGGGTACGGCCCGGACGAGGCGTTGCCCGCCGACGTGACGAGCGGCCTCGCGGGGCGTTTCGGCATGGATTTCCCCGCCGTGCAACGGGCCGAGGCCGCCGAGGGGGCGACGCTGTGGGTCGGCTCGATTCCCGGCGAACACGGCGGCGAACCGTTGGGCTTCGCCCGCACCCGGCCGGGGGACCGGGCGCCGGGCTGGCACGAGGCGCTGGGGCCGGACGATCGGCTGGTCTACGCCATGGCCACGCACCGGGCGGCCCGCGGCCGGGGGATCAGCACGGCGATCCTGCGGGCCGCCCTCGCCGCCGCCCCCCCCGGCGGGGCCGCCTGGGCGGACACGATGGTCTGGAACGCCCCCGCGCTGGCCGTGCTGCGCCGCGTGGGCTTCGTCGACCTCTATGAGGCCGACCCGCTGCCGGATCACCCGGATTGA
- the ilvN gene encoding acetolactate synthase small subunit, with product MRHVLSALVMNQPGVLAHVSGMLASRAFNIDSLAVGATENPRFSRMTFVIQGDDRVLEQVRKQLEKLVNVVRVLDYQNTDMVDRDLMLVKVSTAGVGPNGEENPAARRTEIRELVDVFRGKIVDLSPAHLMVELSGQESKIEAFIDLVRPFGILELVRTGRVALARRGRITEGVEDAPDDADAQAEKAAEIEAAAAPAAA from the coding sequence ATGCGTCACGTCCTCTCCGCCCTGGTGATGAACCAGCCGGGCGTGCTGGCGCACGTTTCCGGCATGTTGGCCAGCCGGGCCTTCAACATCGATTCGCTGGCCGTCGGCGCCACGGAGAACCCGCGGTTCTCCCGGATGACCTTCGTCATCCAGGGCGACGACCGCGTGCTGGAGCAGGTCCGCAAGCAGCTGGAAAAGCTGGTCAACGTCGTCCGCGTCCTGGATTACCAGAACACGGACATGGTCGACCGCGACCTGATGCTGGTGAAGGTCTCCACCGCCGGCGTCGGCCCGAACGGCGAGGAGAACCCCGCCGCCCGCCGGACGGAGATCCGCGAGCTGGTCGACGTCTTCCGCGGCAAGATCGTGGACCTCTCCCCGGCCCACCTGATGGTCGAACTGAGCGGGCAGGAATCCAAGATCGAGGCCTTTATCGACCTCGTGCGGCCGTTCGGCATTCTGGAGCTGGTCCGCACCGGCCGCGTGGCCCTGGCCCGGCGGGGCCGGATCACCGAAGGCGTCGAGGACGCCCCGGACGACGCCGACGCCCAGGCCGAAAAAGCCGCCGAGATTGAAGCCGCCGCCGCGCCGGCCGCGGCGTAA
- the ilvC gene encoding ketol-acid reductoisomerase, producing the protein MAATIYYDDDADLSLLEGKTVAILGYGSQGHAQAQNLRDSGVNVIVGQRKGSANYDLAVEHGFKPVSAAEAAEAGDLVNLLLPDEVQGDVFKSDVAGNLKPGNVLMCSHGFNIHFNQIDPPKGVGCALVAPKGPGHLVRSEYEAGGGVPCLIALQESEGTDLNEVRGLALAYAKGVGGTRGGVIETTFAEETETDLFGEQAVLCGGVSELVKAGFDTLVEAGYQPEMAYFECMHELKLIVDLLYQGGLSYMRYSISNTAEYGDYKTGPRIITDETRAEMKRVLEDIQSGKFARDWILENKANQASFKATRRREREHGVEQIGLKLREMMSWIDDKKV; encoded by the coding sequence ATGGCCGCGACGATTTATTACGACGACGACGCCGACCTCTCCCTGCTGGAAGGCAAGACGGTCGCCATCCTCGGTTACGGCTCCCAGGGCCACGCCCAGGCCCAGAACCTCCGCGACAGCGGCGTCAACGTGATCGTCGGGCAGCGGAAGGGCTCCGCGAACTACGACCTCGCCGTCGAGCACGGCTTCAAGCCGGTCAGCGCCGCCGAGGCCGCCGAGGCCGGCGACCTCGTCAACCTGCTGCTCCCCGACGAGGTGCAGGGGGACGTGTTTAAGTCCGACGTCGCCGGCAATCTGAAGCCCGGCAACGTGCTGATGTGCTCCCACGGGTTCAACATCCATTTTAATCAGATCGACCCGCCCAAGGGCGTCGGCTGCGCCCTGGTCGCCCCCAAGGGCCCCGGCCACCTCGTCCGCAGCGAGTACGAGGCCGGCGGCGGCGTCCCCTGCCTGATCGCCCTGCAGGAGAGCGAAGGCACCGACCTGAACGAAGTCCGCGGCCTGGCCCTGGCCTACGCCAAGGGCGTCGGCGGCACCCGCGGCGGCGTCATCGAAACCACCTTCGCCGAGGAAACCGAGACCGACCTGTTCGGCGAGCAGGCCGTGCTGTGCGGCGGCGTCAGCGAGTTGGTCAAAGCCGGCTTCGACACGCTGGTGGAAGCCGGCTATCAGCCGGAGATGGCCTACTTCGAGTGCATGCACGAATTGAAGCTGATCGTCGACCTGCTCTATCAGGGCGGCCTCAGCTACATGCGGTACAGCATCTCCAACACCGCGGAGTACGGCGATTATAAAACCGGCCCCCGCATCATCACCGACGAGACCCGCGCGGAGATGAAACGCGTCCTCGAGGACATCCAGAGCGGCAAGTTCGCCCGTGACTGGATCCTGGAGAACAAGGCCAACCAGGCCAGCTTCAAGGCCACCCGCCGCCGCGAACGCGAGCACGGCGTCGAGCAGATCGGCCTGAAGCTCCGCGAAATGATGAGCTGGATCGACGACAAAAAGGTCTGA
- a CDS encoding Uma2 family endonuclease translates to MSSSVLTPAASGSRPAWCGRRIPGRLYLTEPDYWKFQAKAERPHEWKCGLGLFDESGAELGEVRPVSGYDDDGNPAMPTFEHNELLDTLLDLVRPFLGEPRRYGKLSQGMAVRVARSRGGRLRYPDVLLYPVPPRFEPHPRGMRLVLENPTVLVEILSDSTADEDLTAKLGDYASIPSVTDYLIVAQDEPAILHYTRPAGSAPEDGWHVTRHAGLEESVTLTEPAATLTLAEIYARVLSA, encoded by the coding sequence ATGTCCTCGTCCGTGCTGACCCCCGCCGCGTCCGGCTCGCGTCCTGCGTGGTGCGGCCGTCGCATCCCGGGCCGGCTGTATTTGACGGAGCCGGACTACTGGAAGTTTCAGGCGAAGGCGGAGCGGCCGCACGAGTGGAAGTGCGGACTCGGCCTGTTCGACGAGAGCGGTGCGGAACTCGGTGAGGTGCGGCCGGTGAGCGGTTACGACGACGACGGGAACCCCGCGATGCCCACGTTCGAGCACAACGAACTGCTAGACACGCTGCTCGACTTGGTCCGGCCGTTTCTGGGGGAGCCGCGGCGTTACGGAAAGCTGTCGCAGGGCATGGCGGTGCGGGTCGCCCGGTCCCGCGGTGGGCGTCTGCGCTACCCGGACGTCCTTCTCTACCCGGTCCCGCCCCGGTTCGAGCCGCACCCCCGAGGCATGCGGCTGGTGTTGGAGAATCCAACCGTGCTGGTCGAAATCCTGTCCGACTCTACCGCGGACGAGGACTTGACCGCGAAGCTCGGTGATTACGCCTCGATCCCGTCCGTCACGGATTACCTGATCGTCGCCCAAGACGAGCCGGCCATTCTGCACTACACGCGGCCGGCGGGGTCGGCGCCGGAGGACGGGTGGCACGTCACCCGGCACGCGGGGTTGGAGGAGTCCGTCACGCTGACGGAACCCGCCGCGACGCTGACGCTGGCCGAGATTTACGCCCGCGTGCTGTCCGCCTGA